The Devosia sp. A16 genome includes a window with the following:
- a CDS encoding amino acid ABC transporter ATP-binding protein → MSNRIEIEQLTKFYGERQVLDAVDLSIAAHEVVCLIGASGSGKSTLLRCINGLTEFDEGTVRLDGVDIYDESFGRTGLYKRVGIVFQAYNLFPHMSVLENITLAPIRVHGRDRREAEAAGLKLLELFGLGQYAKAYPEQLSGGQQQRVAIVRSLATEPDVLLLDEVTAALDPELIGEVLKIIRDLKTSGMTMVIVTHEMGFARDVADRVCFLDNGRIVEQGEPHRLFSKPENPRTQKFLERIIAAGRLEATV, encoded by the coding sequence ATGAGCAACCGCATCGAGATCGAACAGCTCACCAAATTCTATGGCGAGCGCCAGGTGCTGGACGCAGTGGATCTGTCGATCGCCGCGCACGAGGTGGTGTGCCTTATCGGCGCTTCCGGCTCCGGCAAATCAACCCTGCTCCGCTGCATCAACGGGCTCACCGAGTTCGACGAAGGCACGGTCAGGCTCGACGGGGTCGATATCTACGACGAGAGCTTTGGTCGCACCGGGCTCTACAAGCGGGTCGGCATCGTCTTTCAGGCCTATAACCTGTTCCCGCACATGAGCGTGCTCGAGAACATCACGCTGGCGCCGATCCGCGTGCACGGGCGCGACCGTCGCGAGGCCGAGGCAGCCGGGCTGAAACTGCTCGAACTGTTCGGGCTGGGGCAATATGCCAAGGCCTATCCCGAGCAGCTCTCGGGCGGCCAGCAGCAGCGCGTCGCCATCGTCCGCTCGCTCGCCACCGAACCCGACGTGCTGCTGCTCGACGAGGTGACGGCGGCGCTCGACCCCGAGCTGATCGGCGAGGTGCTGAAGATCATCCGCGATCTGAAAACCAGCGGCATGACCATGGTGATCGTCACCCACGAAATGGGCTTCGCCCGCGACGTCGCCGATCGCGTCTGCTTCCTCGACAACGGGCGCATCGTCGAACAGGGCGAACCGCACCGGCTGTTCTCGAAGCCGGAAAACCCGAGGACGCAGAAGTTCCTCGAGCGGATTATCGCAGCGGGGCGGCTGGAAGCGACGGTTTAG
- a CDS encoding amino acid ABC transporter permease, with translation MTRRPGKGRRQIALKDRLTPVLISLVSVVVVFGAIAYFVGSAEQWPRIQNQFFSFEAMLEAAPGVAGGFLVSLQIWLISLVCIGIWALVLAIFRAMSGPWFAPLRVFAIVYVDLFRGLPALLLVLLFGFGIPALNLPGLPKEGLFWGGVALILSYSAYATEVYRSGIEAVHEGQGMAAKALGLTQWQTLRYAILPQALRNVVPAMLNLVVALQKDVALLSVLGVRDAVREAQIYTARTFNYSSLVVAAILFLLATIPLARLTDHLQRRDRARRLQGAR, from the coding sequence ATGACACGACGACCCGGCAAGGGACGCCGGCAGATTGCTCTCAAGGACCGGCTCACGCCGGTCCTTATTAGTTTGGTCAGCGTCGTGGTGGTGTTCGGCGCCATCGCCTATTTCGTCGGCTCGGCCGAGCAGTGGCCGCGCATCCAGAACCAGTTCTTTTCGTTCGAGGCGATGCTCGAGGCAGCGCCCGGCGTTGCCGGCGGCTTCCTAGTTTCGCTGCAGATCTGGCTGATCAGTCTTGTCTGCATCGGCATCTGGGCGCTGGTGCTGGCGATCTTCCGCGCCATGAGCGGCCCCTGGTTCGCGCCGCTCCGCGTCTTCGCCATCGTCTATGTCGATCTGTTCCGCGGCCTGCCGGCGCTGCTGCTGGTGCTGCTGTTCGGCTTCGGCATTCCGGCGCTCAACCTGCCCGGGCTCCCCAAGGAAGGGCTGTTCTGGGGTGGCGTGGCGCTGATCCTCAGCTATTCGGCCTATGCCACCGAAGTCTATCGCTCCGGCATCGAGGCGGTGCATGAAGGCCAGGGCATGGCGGCCAAGGCGCTCGGCCTCACCCAGTGGCAGACCCTGCGCTATGCCATCCTGCCGCAGGCGCTGCGCAACGTCGTGCCGGCCATGCTGAATCTGGTGGTCGCGCTGCAGAAGGATGTGGCGCTGCTCTCGGTGCTGGGCGTCCGCGATGCAGTGCGCGAAGCGCAGATCTACACCGCCCGCACCTTCAACTATTCCTCGCTCGTCGTCGCCGCGATCCTGTTCCTGCTCGCCACCATTCCCCTGGCGCGCCTGACCGATCATCTGCAGCGTCGCGACCGAGCGCGCCGCCTCCAGGGTGCCCGCTGA
- a CDS encoding ABC transporter substrate-binding protein, which yields MAHKHNILTVALLAVMAMVVTPVLAQEKTPNDPRLFTPGKLTVSTSEPSYPPWVLDNNPEAGEGFEAALVYALAAELGFKKEDVVWVDVTFDGAIAPGPKPYDFSIQQISVTPERAKVATFSDVYYQSDKAVIALPNSTVAAAKSFADLKAARWGVAVGTTDFDYVTHVLGIDNAAVYDDQAGVFQALQGGQIDATVAALPTALYATCCQVPEAKITAILPKDPKDEGLGLLFAYENPIVPWINEGLAKLKEKGVIDELAKKYLIADPSIPEITQ from the coding sequence ATGGCTCACAAGCACAATATTCTGACTGTTGCGCTGCTGGCCGTGATGGCGATGGTCGTCACGCCGGTGCTGGCGCAGGAAAAGACGCCCAACGACCCCAGGCTGTTCACGCCGGGCAAGCTCACCGTCTCGACCTCCGAGCCGAGCTATCCGCCATGGGTGCTCGACAACAACCCGGAAGCCGGGGAAGGCTTCGAGGCGGCTTTGGTCTATGCGCTCGCCGCCGAGCTCGGCTTCAAGAAGGAAGACGTGGTGTGGGTCGACGTGACCTTCGACGGCGCCATCGCGCCGGGCCCCAAGCCTTATGATTTCTCGATCCAGCAGATCTCGGTGACGCCGGAGCGCGCCAAGGTGGCGACCTTCTCCGACGTCTACTACCAGTCCGACAAGGCGGTGATCGCCCTGCCGAACTCGACCGTGGCTGCCGCCAAGAGCTTTGCCGATCTGAAGGCCGCTCGCTGGGGCGTAGCCGTGGGCACCACCGATTTCGACTACGTCACCCACGTGCTCGGCATCGACAATGCCGCCGTCTATGATGACCAGGCCGGCGTGTTCCAGGCGCTGCAGGGCGGCCAGATCGACGCCACCGTCGCGGCGCTGCCGACGGCGCTCTATGCCACGTGCTGCCAGGTACCGGAGGCCAAGATCACCGCGATCCTGCCCAAGGATCCCAAGGACGAGGGCCTCGGACTGCTCTTCGCCTACGAGAACCCGATCGTGCCGTGGATCAACGAAGGCCTCGCCAAGCTCAAGGAAAAGGGCGTGATCGACGAGCTGGCCAAGAAGTACCTGATCGCCGATCCGAGCATTCCCGAGATCACGCAATGA